In the genome of Bacillota bacterium, the window CAGTGGTCCGGTATGATACATGTAATTATTACTGTTCAGGGCAAAAAATGCGCCGGACTGTTTCTTGGCAAAACAGTCACAGGCCATTTTCGCCTGAAGAGGGTTTTCACCCATTCCGATCCGGCAGCGAATACCTGTCTCGCTCCAGATCCTGTCAATAATGCTGCGAGCCGCTTCTTCAGGCGAACCTAAAAGTTTTTCCGAACCGCTCAGATCAAGAAACTGTTCATCGATGGAATAGGGCAAAACCCGGTCGGTGTACTGTCCGAAAATTTTGGTTATCTGCATTGAATAATCTATATAGGACTGCATGCGGGGGTGGGCAAAAATTACCCAGGGACACATCCGTTTTGCTTCCCATGCCGGTTGCCCCGTTTTAATACCGAAAGCTTTCGCCTCGCGGCTGGCCGCCAGGATAATTCCGTGCCGCAGTGCCGGATCACCACAAACTGCAACCGGTTTACCCCGCAGCGCGGGATTACGTGCCGCTTCAACACTGGCATAAAAGGATTCCATGTCTGCCAGAAAAATAATCTTTTTCTTGAACAATTTTTTCACCGGCCCAAACAAATGTTCGCCTGATACTCATTATACCCCGTTATCTCTTAAATTGGAAGACCGGCTTTGCGTTTTCGAAAAAAAGTGAGGCATACTTGTTAATGCCCCACCAAAGGTTATGTTAAAAATCTATCCTGAAAACCCACTAAAAAAGCTTGTCAAACTCGTTAACAGTGATTGCCGGTGTTGTTGAAAAATTTATGCCCAGCATGTTGCCCATTTCAACTGATGTTTTAATCACGCTCGAAATTTTGGGGAAATTAACGACAAATAGTAAATCGTTATCGCCAAGCGTTGCGTAAGCAGCTTTGATTGCACCACCGTTTTCCTGAATTAAATCCATAGCTTTCTCTGTTCTTTCAGCACTGATCTTGTTCAGTGAATCGCCACTGTATTTGCCAAACATCAGATAAAGACTCATGGGAACAGCCTCCTTAATATTTTTAATATTTTCTTTTATTATACAACTTAGTTTTCCCCATGACAATGATGGGTAAAATCAGGAGACTGGTTGATTATCACTGGAGTCCACAAGCTGCCTGGCCTGGTAAACCAGGCCTTCCACAAGTTCATCGCGACTTGTATTATCCTTACCGTCATAGTAAATTGTTGTCACCGGTATACCGGTATCCTTTTGCAGTAAACGCTGCTGAGCCTCGACTATAGAACCGGGCATACAGGTAAAGGGCGCAACGAATATTGCCCCTGCAACCCTTTCCTTTCCGGCCAGGGCGGCAACCCTTCCCAATGTCATTGGTGGCTCGCCTCCATAGTGAGATGAAACATAACGGGACGCTTTACGCATAATCTGTAGCGCAGTGGGCTCGTTTAAATTCCCGATCAAATATCCGGCAGCACTCTCGAGAGCCGCTTCATTATTCTGAGCAATGTTAAGCAGCAGACGGTAGAGAACTGACCTGGCATAGGTGGAAATTTTATGATTCCGTTGAAAAGACTCGGCAGCTTCAAGAGAATCGATGAGAATTGTATAGGTGAAAAGCTCGGTCATGGGCGCGAGCAGAACTTCTCCCCCTGATTGCTCGATCTTTTCAATTACCTTCTGGTTGCAGCGTTGATCAAACCGGACGTAAAATTCACCGCCAAGCAGGATTTTTGGCTTATCTCTCTTTCTTCTTACCACTTTATTAAATTCTGATGCGGCGTCTGCCAATAATTTTTCAAAGTCTCTTCGATGAATCCTGTTTTTGATTGATGTGCGCGATGAATTTGATTTCACCAGGTATGCTTCCACGCGATCGGCATAACGGCTAAATATCTCTTCTGCCTGCCCGCTTTTTTTCTCGTAGGGGCGAATGCTGTAGAGTAATCTGTATAGAATATCTATCGTAACCAGGGCATTATAGAGAGTAATTACGAAACCGAAACCAAAACGCTTATATATATCGGAAAATTTAACGGCGCAAACACGGGCTTCTCCATAGCCCGATCTGTTCAGTACCAAAGCCTGTGTCGGAGCATAAAGACCATATCGACATGGACCGCAGGCCCAACCCTGGAAGAATACTTCTCCATTTTCTGGTTTATCGCCGTTTTTCTTTAAATAAGAAAAAAAGTCCTGCAGGTTTTGGATAAAAGGCAGGCACTCTTCACCATTAACCGATCGTTGAGCAAGCGATATATCACCGTAGTCGCCGGCAGGCAGAACTTCAGCATCCAGGCCGTATCTTCTGAAAAGAGCAGCAAAGACCTCTGAATGCCTTGTCGGCCCTGGAATCAAAATCTTTTTCCAGCCCTTTTCGGAAATCTTAGTGGTCCTGGATGATATGACCCGCTTCTGCTCGATCTCCTCTTTCCCCTGACTTGTGTTTTTGAAAGCTTCCAGCCTGGTAATCATACCGGCTGCAGCAGTATGTTCATCAAGAGTCAACCGCAGGTAGTTGGTCAGATCGCTGAGATAATGGCGCAGCATGGCATTTGGCCCGCATTTAAATGGATCAACAAAGATCAGGTATATTTTGGGCAAGCCGGTAATCAATCTTCTTTCATTCAGAAAATTAACCAGTAAGACGGTCGATAATATTTTTTGCAGTTGCGCAGGGTAGATATTTTCTATCTTTGATACCTCTTCTTGCATAAATTTTTTAAATTCCTCTCGCAACAGGTCAAATTGAGGTGACCATGTTTCTCCTCTTATCCATGACTGCAGAAAGTAAAAAATATGTTCATAGGGAATTGCGTTTATTCCGCTTTGGCGGGCATAGGTCAAGAATTGCTTCGAAATAAACCGGTCATATAAAGTATAGCTTCTGCTTAAAACGAGGGCATTCACATCCTTTTTACGGTTTATCAGATCATGCAGAATATTTTTACCCTCATCTGCTATTTTTTTACGAAAACTATTCAGGGCTTCAAAGCCTTCCCGTACTGCTTCCCCGTGAATATTCTCGTTGAAAGAATCGCCAAGTATTTTCTCGGTTAAATTCTTCATCTGTTCTTTGATACATTCATTACCTGAACGGAAATTTAAACGGGCATATAAAGCTTTTTCCGGCAATATGCTGAGTGAATTCATA includes:
- a CDS encoding GYD domain-containing protein, giving the protein MSLYLMFGKYSGDSLNKISAERTEKAMDLIQENGGAIKAAYATLGDNDLLFVVNFPKISSVIKTSVEMGNMLGINFSTTPAITVNEFDKLF